The DNA window GCTATCTTTTCCGGGTTGATGCCGAATAAGATTGCCGAAATGTTTCCCGATCTTTGGGTGGATGAGGATGAAGAAGAGGGCAAAAACCTGAATGAAGCTCCTCTGATTCAAACACATATTGATCGTTATAGACGCAAGAATACTTTTTCTTATAATAAGATTAATGATTCCGCCGGAGTTGAAAAGTTGCTGAGTAACCTTAATAACCTAAAAGCAAATGACTTAAATGTGGTTGTTCTCAACTTTATCGATATGCTTTCGCATGCCAGAACGGAATCGAAAATGGTACGCGAACTGGCTTCTACGGAAGCTGCTTATAGATCAATCACACTATCGTGGTTCAGGCATTCTTCAATAAAGGAACTATTTAAAGTGTTGGCGGATAGTGATTACAGGATAATTATCACTACTGACCACGGAACCATACGTGTAGATAATGCGATAAAAGTAATTGGAGACAGAAACACGAATACCAATCTGCGCTACAAGCTTGGAAAGAATCTGAGTTATAACCTCAAAGAGGTTTTTGAAATAAAAGATCCAAGAAAAGCGCAGCTTCCTTGTCCGAATGTTAGTACTTCTTATATCTTTGCAGGCGGAAGAGATTTCTTTGCTTATCCAAACAATTTTAATTACTATGTATCTTATTATGCGAATACCTTTCAGCATGGTGGTATCTCCATGGAAGAAATGATTATTCCGTTAATAAGAATGCAAAGTAAGAAACGATAATACAGACTTTATATATGGAAATTAAAATTAGTTCTTTAGACAATATCAAGGATGCTGCCCGTGAATTTATTGCTGCTATGGGCGATAATACAGTGTTTGCTTTCTACGGAAAGATGGGTGCTGGTAAAACTACCTTTATCAAGGCTATATGTGAATATATGGGAGTTTCGGACGTGATAAACTCTCCTTCGTTCTCTATCATTAATGAATATCGTGCGGAAAGTGGTGAGCTTATTTATCATTTCGATTTCTACCGCATCAATAAGGTAGAAGAGGCTTATGATTTTGGGTACGAAGATTATTTCTATTGTGGTGCCTTATGTTTTATTGAATGGCCGGAACTGATTGAAGAACTTTTGCCGTTTGATTGTGTAAAGGTAACCATTGAAGAACAGGAAGACGGAAGCCGTTTGGTAACTTTCTAATTAATGGATCCAAAATATATAGTACAAGGATTATTCACTGTGGCGGGAATTATTTCTATTCTCGCTGCTCTATTTAATTGGAACTGGTTTTTCTCTGCTCAGAATGCGCAGTTTGTTGTTCGGAACATTGGCAGAAAATGGGCCAGGGTATTTTATGGAACTTTGGGACTTATTTTAATTGCTGCAGCTGTATTCTTTTATTTTCAGGTAAATCAGTAAAATATATAATTTATTATTACTTTTGTTCTTATATCCTATCTAATAATTTAAGAAAGGTATCAATTCTTCTTTCACTTATATTTGTACTTTATCTCTATCTCTATTTGTAGAAAATATTACATTATGAATACTCAGAATCAAAAAATTAATTTTTATCAGAAAAGAACCTTAGTTGAGAATATTACTATTACATTCGATTTTCTAAAAGATCATTGGAAGATGATCCTTAAATTGTGTGTATACTTCTTATTACCTTTATCTATTGTGCAGGGGATCTTTTCAACTAATTTTTATTCTTTTGTAGTTGATGCTGCATTGTATGCACCTTCTACTTTTGAGTCTTTAGAAGGAATATCTCCTATGACTATTGTAAATTATGTTTTGTTGATTATTTCTTTTCTGATAGGTCAAAGCTTTCTCACTGCTATTGTCTATACGGTTCTACAGAAATCTTTAGATGAGAATAGTTCAGAAAGTTATTCTCTCTCAGGGATAAAAGACGTTTTTATATCATACCTGAAACAATGCTTTATCCTGACTTTTTATCTGATGTTTGTTATTCTTGGATATTTCTTGCTTGTAGGAGCATTGGCATATCTGTTTCCTTATTTCTTGGTTATAATTATACCTGTTACGTTTGCTTTAATTATACCTTTGATATTAATTTATCCGGCTTATATTTTAGGAGAAGATTCTGGTACAAATAATGCATTAAAGCAGTCTTTCAAATTGGGATTTCCTACCTGGGGAAACCTTTTCTTATTAATGTTTGCCTTAGGTATTGTTTGTAAAATAATTCAGATCGTTGCAAAATTGCCTTGGTATATAACTTTCTTTACTGGCAAAATTTCAGGTCAGGTAACGAATGGTGTCGCTGTTTCAAATCCATTTTGGCTGGATCTTATTACATATTTATTTTCTGCAGTTCATATTTTGGGTTCTTATATTGGAGGTGTATTGATTCTTGTAGGTGCTGCATTTCATTACTTCAGTGCGCTGGAGGGAAAGGAAACTCTATCTGATAGCAACGATATTGATAATTTTGATCAATTATAAATATTTAATGCACGCTTCGGACACTCTATTTTATGATTTCGCAAAAATAGCAAGCTGATTCATAACCTCTTTGGAAGTGTGATTGGTGGTCTCTACCCTGAAACAACATGCCGTTTACTCATTACTCACCACGCCCGATAAGTTGTCGGTCGACATTATAAATAAGTATTTGGAGATTAAATCCCGCCATCTTATCTAGACGATTAATATTCTACTGCTGATAACTAGCTATCCCATTCACCAATAAATAAAATCCATAGGTGAATGGCTGAATTTTATTGGTGAATAATCCGGGAAGATTGGTGAATGGTTTTCAAGTAGTCTAACTTTCTGTTTTTCTTTGTGTTTTGCAAACTATGACACAAAAGCAGAAAGCTACCATCACTCCCTCACTTTTTGTTGTAATACACTGAATATAAAATAACTAATGGGTGATGGTAGCTTTTTTATCCATCACTTTACCCTCACAAAAAGGGTCATCCCTCACCATTTCGAGCATAATTTGTTCATTTCAGATCTCTGCGTAAGTTGTAATGTAGGACTTCTGTTTTTATATTTTTGTACAAAGAGACTAGCCATTTCTTAAGCATCCTAAATTATGTTTGGAATTTGTTGATCAACAAAGTTCTTTTATACTAATATGTACCAATAATATAAAATAATAATAATCTTTACTAGATATATGTATTATATTTCTTTATTTTATACATTTGTACATTATGTTCAAATTACAAACGCAACTGGTGGTAGTAAATTAGAGTATTATTCTAATGGTGGACTACTTATTTCTAATAATTCAAATATTTGTACTCTTTATATAGTGAAAAGAAAATAATAATATATGAATAAGAAAAAAATAATATCGTCAATTATAAAAGTTCTTATTATAATTGTTCTTATTGTAATTGTTGTGATTGGTGGAATCATAGGATTCTGGTATCATAGCCATTTTTGGACATACTATCACAATTTTAGGATAGAAAGTGTAGATATGCGAGAAGTTGTGCTTGATGATTCTGCTTGTGGCAGCAAGACCTATCTTTTAACCCTTAAATGTAAGGAATGCAATCCACAACGAAGGTGGATGGGTGTAATTCCACCTTTTGTAGATGGCATTGCAGAAAAAGTGGAATCTATCGAGGTTCTGGATTTTGAGAATAAGAATATATCCTCAGTATTCCAGGGTGTTGATAGGTATAAAAACGTTCCGTTGGGTTTTTTGTACGTTGAAAATGTTACTTCCACTGTTCGCTCTGTTAGAGATCTAGATAGCTTAGGTAATTATATGAATCATTTAAAAGAAGAGTTGTGTTATAATTATTATAACAAAAGAGATAGCTCATATTATGTTGGGCTGTTATATAGATTAAAATATAATCGTGAAGTTCCTAAGAATGTAGTCGTTAAATTAAAGGGAAAGACTTTACAGGCAGAAGTTGATACGATACCTCTATATTTCAGTGTTTCATGTATAATACCTCAAGGTCAGGAACATGGCAGTGAGGCAAATGTAATTAGAAGTAGTTGGAAATTCGATTTTGATTATAAAAGATAACTCTATTAATTTGTTGCTGCTTTTAGTCGCTTTTTATTTTTCTTATCAAATAGGTAAAGATGCTGCCCATAGAGATGCTCGGATTAAAGTTACAAGTGAAGTTAATCAACAGAAATAAGGAGGTCAAAGTAATACTTCTGGTGGGGGGACTAATACTATTTCCAATATAAAAAACAGTCCGTTGCAAGCTTATTCTTGCAACGGACTGAAATGTATTTTATCCTCCTAATTGAGGGATTCAGGACTAGTTATTAAGTGAGGTTAATCAACCTGACCTAATGAATTTCCATATTCCATTTCTCCTTGAACAACAAAGAGAATATCTTCGGGATTAAATTCTCCCATACCATCTTTTTTTGCCTCTTTTACAATGTATTCCACTATTTCGTCCTGATCGATATTTACATATCCATCAGCATCCGGTTGTGCATCCAAACATCCGCTTGTAGAATAGTAATCCACCATCACGTCGAGGAAATAATAGAGCTCATCGTCAGTAAACTTGTCTTTCAAGTCCTGTGGCAAAAAGTTCTTAATGAATTCAACGGTCTTTTCGTCGTCTTCATCTTCCAATAAGAAATCATCTTCTAAGCCCATAATCTAATTGTGTTTTGAGAGTTCTTATAAAATTTATTATTGAATTACAGTAAAGAATCAATCTTTGCCTGGAAAACAGATTTCGCAGCTGCTCCAACTTGTTTATCAACAACTTCGCCATTCTTAATAAACAATACAGTAGGAACATTACGGATTCCGAATTTTGATACTAGATCGTCGTTCTCTTCAATGTCACATTTTCCAATAGTTACTTTTCCTTCGTATTCTGCTGCTAATTCTTCGATTGCAGGTCCTATTTGTTTGCAAGGTCCGCACCAGGTTGCCCAGAAATCTACTACTAATGGTTTTTCGCTTTGAAGTAATTCTTCAAAATTATTGTCTGTTATTGCTAATGCCATAATATTATCCTTTTTTTATTAAACGTATATGATGCAAATATAATATTAATTAATATGATATTCAAGTTCGGGATGTTCATTTATATAATTGACGATATTTTTTCCAACTGATAATTTAGTTGAACGAGCCATAAATTCAACCGAATAATTTGATTCATCATCAAAGATTTTAAAGAAAAGCTCTGTCTTTCCCGGACTTTCATTGCTTAAAATTGAAAGTTCTGTCACAACCTGCTGATCTAAAGCTTTCAATGGGATAAAGATAGTCATCTTTTCTATTAATGTATCCTTTACATCGGGAAGCAGTTCCATAGATGTTATTTTAATATCCAGCTCGTCGGGTTTCCATTGACGTGGCTGACAACGGCCTTTGATATATAAGAACATTCCCACAGAAAGAAAGTTTCGCCATTCAATATAGTCGTTGCCGAAGAAAGGCAGTTCATTAGAACCGGAGAAGTCTTCAAACTTGACTATTGCATAAGGCTTTCCGGTTTTTCCCATACCTTCTCGAACGTTTGTTACTATTCCTCCAAAAGTGAGCTCCTTATTGGCAAGGGATGCTCGGTCTGAGAAATCGACCATTTTGGTATTACATACATCCTTTAATATAATAGAGTACTCATCAAGTGGATGAGCTGAAAGGTAGATACCAACCAATTCCTTTTCTTTATTAAGACGTTCAAGGTCGCTCCATCTTTCTGCCGGCAATATTTCGGGTGTTGCAATATCTATAACATTATCTCCACCAAAAAGAGAGTTCGCAGCTTGTTCTCTGTCCAGCTGGAACTTGTTACCGTAACGGACTAATGTTTCAAGGAAAGTTTCTCCTTTTGTATTTACAGCAAAGAATTGCTCTCTTTTTAATTCAGGGAAATTATCGAAACCACCGGCAAGAGCTATGTTTTCAAGATTCTTCTTGTTGCAGGCGGTTAAGTTTACCCGCTGAACAAAATCGAAGATTCCAGCAAACGGGCCATTTTTCTCTCGTTCTTGAATAATTGCTTCTACAGCACTTTCTCCTACACCCTTGATAGCTCCCAATCCAAAGCGAATATTACCTTCTTTGTTAACCGTGAATTTCAGATTACTTTCATTTACATCCGGTCCCAGAACAAGAATCCCCATTGCTTTACATTCGTCCATGAACCTTGTGATATCTGTAATATTTGAGATATTCCGGCTCAGAACGGCAGCCATATACTCGGATGGGTAGTTGGCTTTTAGATATGCAGTCTGATAAGCGACCCATGAGTAGCAGGTTGCATGAGATTTATTGAACGCATAAGAGGCGAACTTTTCCCAGTCTCCCCAAATTTTTTCAAGAACTTTAGGGTCATGACCGTTTTTCTGTCCTCCTTCCAGGAACAGAGGTTTCAGGTGATCCAGCTTATCTTTCAGCTTTTTACCCATTGCTTTACGCAATGTATCTGATTCTCCACGAGTGAAGTTGGCAAGAAGTCTGGATAAAAGCATCACCTGTTCCTGATATACCGTAATACCATAAGTATCTTTAAGATACTTTTCCATTACTGGTATGTCATATATAATGGGTTCACGACCATGTTTACGGTCAATGAACTGAGGAATATAGTCCATTGGTCCCGGTCGGTAAAGCGCATTCATCGCGATAAGATCCTCGAAAGTACTAGGTTGAAGCTCTTTCAGGTATTTTTGCATACCGGGCGACTCAAACTGGAAGGTCCCGATAGTTCTTCCTTCACTATATAGTTTGTAAGTAGGTTCATCTTCTGTGGAAATAGTATCAATATCCAGATCTATTCCCCGGTGTAAACGAATGTTTACAATGGCTTCCTTTATAATTGATAGGGTTTTAAGTCCCAGAAAGTCCATCTTGATCAGTCCCGTATCCTCAATAACCGAGCCTTCATACTGGGTAACCAGCATTTTTTCGCCGGTTTCTTTATCATCAGCAGTACTTACCGGCACCCAATCCGTAATATCATCACGGCAGATAATGGTTCCACAGGCATGAACACCCGTGTTGCGCACATTGCCTTCCAGCATTTGTGCGTATTTCATGGTATCTCTTACCAAAGGATCGTAAGAGTTGCAAGCCTCCTGTAACTCAGGGATTGCAGCGATACAGTTCTTTAAATTAATTTTAGGATTCTTTCCATTTACTTCTGGCAGTCGGTCGGGGATTAACTTGGTTAGTCTGTCCGATTCAGACAAAGGCAATTTCTGTACACGCGCCACATCCTTGATGGCCAGCTTGGTAGCCATTGTACCGTAAGTAATAATGTGGGCTACTTTCTCGTAGCCATATTTATCTGTAACCCAACGAAGCACCTCACCACGGCCGTCATCATCAAAGTCGATATCAATATCCGGCAGTGAAATACGGTCAGGATTCAGGAAGCGTTCGAATAGTAAGTCGTACTTGATAGGGTCTAACTGAGTAATCCCCAAACAATACGCAACAGCCGAGCCCGCTGCCGAACCACGCCCCGGTCCAACAGATACACCCATATCTCTTGCTGCAGCAATGAAGTCTTGTACAATAAGGAAGTATCCCGGGAATCCCATGTGCTTAATTGTGGCCAATTCAAAATCCACACGTTCCTTTTGTTCGTCATTCATTTCTCCCCAACGCTTCTTTGCTCCCTCGTAAGTGAGGTACTTAAGATAATCGTCGTCGTTATCAAATCCTGCAGGTTTTGGGAAGTTAGGAAGGATAGGGCCGTGGTCGATAGTATAGAATTCCACCTGGTTGCATATATCCACTGTATTGGAAAGAGCTTCAGGAACATCAGCAAAGATTTCATTCATTTCCTCCCTGGTTTTCATCCATTCCTGTTTGGAATAGAGCATACGGTTAGGGTCATCCAGATCCTTACCTGTACTGAGGCAAATCAAACGGTCATGTGCTTCCGCATTTTCTTCGTCCACAAAGTGTACGTCGTTAGTGCATATCAGCTTAACATTATATTTTTGGGAAAGCTTTATTATTTCAGGATTAACCATTGACTGGAGAGCAAAAGCTTCATGGTTGGCTCTTGCCACAGTAGCTTTATGACGTTGTAATTCCAGATAGAAATCATCGCCAAAAAGGTTCTTGTACCAACGGATTGCCTCCTCAGCTTCTTCTATTTGCTGCTTTCTTATTTTCTGAGGAACTTCACCTCCCAAACAAGCAGATGAAACAATAAGTCCTTCGTGATATTTCTCTAATTCAGTTCTGTCAGTACGTGGACGATAATAATAACCATCAGTCCAGGCTTTAGACACCAGCTTTATCAGATTATGATAACCTTTTTCGTTCTTTGCAAGTACAATTAAGTGATAACCACTTTGATCTTGTTTACCATCTTTCTTATCAAGAGAACGCTTTGCCACATACATTTCGCAGCCGATTATCGGTTTAAATAATTTCTTTTTAGCGGCTTCTAATTGTTCTTTGCAATTGTTTATTTCGTTCTCTTTATCTTCGCATGCAAGTTCTCCTGATTCAAGCTGAGAGATTTTCTTTTTCAGATCTTTTATCTCGCCGTTTGCTCCTCCATTCTTCTTCTTTACATAATTGAAGAATTCTTTTACACCGAACATGTTTCCATGATCGGTCAAGGCAATACCTTTCATTCCGTTGTCTATGGCTTTGTCAACCAGAGCTTTAACGGAGGCTTGTCCATCGAGGATAGAATATTGTGAGTGAACATGTAAATGAACAAAATCTTGCATATTAACTAAAAATTTTAAAAAATAATCCCAACCATAAATAAAATGGTTTTCAAAGATACTTAGCTTTCTACTTTCAAAAAAATGAATTCACTAAAAGTTATCAACATAAATGTTTTTTATAAGAAAAGAAGCATTTTTATTTATTTCTATGATAATTTACTTGGTAGCTTATCAAATTAAGATTATTTTTGTGCCATAAAATCATTATAAAGGACTGATGGGTCGACTTAAAAAATTAAAGAAAATAAGAATTCACAGAGAAGGTACTCATATTTTGGCAATAGGGTTGCTTTTTTTTCTTGTTATTAATAGCCTTGTTTATTACTATGTTGATTGCAAATTACTATTTTATCTATTAGCGGTTTTAAGTATTGCTATTTATGGATTAATGGTGAATTTCTTTCGTTGCCCTATACGTTTATTTGGGGAAGATACAACTAATGTTGTAGTAGCTCCTGCAGACGGAAAGATTGTGGTTGTGGAAGAGGTTGATGAAAATGACTATTTTCACGACAAGCGCTTAATGATCTCAATCTTTATGAGTGTTGTAAATGTTCATGCCAACTGGTATCCTGTTGACGGAACTGTAAAACATGTAAGCCATCAGGATGGTAAGTTTATGAAGGCTTGGTTGCCAAAGGCAAGTACAGATAATGAACGTTCAACTGTTATTATAGAAACTCCTGAAGGTGTTGAGGTATTGGTAAGACAAATTGCGGGTGCTATGGCAAGACGCATTGTGACTTATGCTGAGGCTGGCGAAGAATGTTATATTGATGAACATATGGGATTTATTAAATTTGGTTCTCGTGTTGATGTTTATCTTCCTCTTGGCACAGAAGTGCTTGTTAAGATGGGACAATTGACAGTGGGTAACCAGACTATATTGGCAAAACTGAAATAATTATTGTAATGGCAAACTCTATAACTCGTCACATTCCTAATTCTGTTACTTGCTTAAATTTGTTTTCCGGCTGTATTGCAGCGGTAATGGCTTTTGAGGCAGAATATGAAATGGCGATGCTTTTTATAGTATTGAGTGCCGTTTTTGATTTCTTTGACGGATTTCTGGCGCGCTCGCTTCATGCATATTCAAAAATTGGAAAAGAATTAGATTCATTGGCCGATGATGTTAGTTTTGGAGTTGCGCCTTCGCTTATCATATTTTCTTTATTTAAAGAAATGCATTATCCTTCCTTTCTGATTTGTCTGGAAGATTACATTCCTTATCTGGCATTTACAATTTCAGTTTTCTCGGCGTTAAGATTGGCAAAGTTCAATGTGGATGAGCGACAGACCAGTTCATTTATCGGGCTACCGGTTCCGGCAAATGCTCTTTTCTGGGGATCTTTGGTTGTTGGAGCACACTCTTTCTTAGTCTCAGATAGTTTTAATGCTATATACCTCTTTGCTCTTGTGGTTATATTCTCATACCTTTTGGTTTCAGAGATTCCGATGTTTTCTTTAAAGTTCAAGAATCTATCCTGGAAAGATAATAAAGTGAGTTTCATTTTCCTACTGGTTTGCATTCCTCTACTCATCTTTTTAGGTATTGCAGGTTTTGCTGCTGTAATTGTTTGGTATATTCTTCTTTCTGTAATTACAGGAAAGAAGAAATAAACAAAGAGTTTGGCACACTTGTTGTATATCACTCTATATTATAAATAAACTTATTTGCTCATGGGTGCTATATTTAGCTTATTCTTTTTCATTATTATAATCGTTCTGGTTTTTGGTTTGTCAATTATCAGTGGTATTCTTCGTCTTCTTTTCGGATTTGGTCGTAAATCACATACAAGAAGCTATAATTTCGGGGGAGGCGAGCGAACATCAAATACACATAGTGATACATCTTCCGGTGCTGCTTCAGATTCTAAGTCAAAGCATAAAAAGATCTTCGATAAAGATGATGGAGAGTATGTGGAGTTTGAAGAGGTAAAGGAAGATAAGTAAATTCTTAGGGAATAGCTTCTAACGTCTTTTCTGAAAGAAACTCTTCATCAGCGTAGCGCATTCTTCTTTCAAAATTCCTTTTACAACAACAGTTTTGGGATGAAGTGCGTCTGGGGCATACTTCTGATAACCTCTTTTCTCATCCTCTGCACCGAAAACCAGTCTTGCAGTTTGTGCCCATGCAATAGCTCCGGCACACATCACACAAGGCTCTACGGTTACGTAAATAGTGCATTCGTTCAGATACTTTCCTCCAAGCACATTTGCTGCAGCGGTAATGGCTTGCATTTCTGCGTGAGCGGTGACATCGTTTAGCGTTTCGGTAAGATTATGAGCGCGGGCAATAATTCTTTCTTTGCTCACCACAATAGCTCCAACCGGAATCTCTCCTCTGTCGAATGCTTTCTGAGCTTCGACTAAAGCCTGTTTCATAAAATAGGTATCGTCAAGCATATTAACGTCTCATATCGTGTTCGCCGAAGAGGGTAGGGTAATCTTCCTGCATATTTTTATATACAAACTGAAGAACAGTCTCACGCAGCCAACGAGATTTGTTTTCTATCTTATATTTACTAAGATAGCGTTCCACAATCTGCATCTCTTCATCACTTAATGAACAAGTAATGTGCTGCTGACGTTTTGGCAAATTGGCCGCGGTTTTAAATCTTTTTCTGTCGTTCGTTCCCATATTATCTGCAAAATTACTTTTACTTCTGTAAATACAAAGAATAAATTCAGTAAATTTGCAAAAACAATCTATGGCAGAGCACAATATTTTAGGAAAAAGCGGAGAAGAGGAAGCTATAAGGTATCTTGTTGCTCATGGTTATGCTATCCGTCACCAAAACTGGAGGCGGGGACATAAGGAGATAGATATTGTGGCAGAGAAGGATAACGAGCTGATTATAGTTGAGGTGAAAACACGGAAAAACAGACTGTTTGCCGAGCCTCAAGATGCCGTTACTCCAATGAAAATAAGACGTACTGTTTCTGCTGCAGATGCTTATCTCAGGTTTTTCCAAGTCGACCTGCCAGTCCGTTTCGATATTATTACGGTTGTTGGAGAAACAGGTTCCTTTACTATTGAACATATAGAGGAAGCTTTTTATCCTCCCGTTTGGTAATAGTAACTTAATGCTTTAATCAAATATATTTTATTATGGATATAGAATCGGCCAGAGAATATTGTTTGCAAAAGAAAGGGGCTACAGAAGATTTTCCTTTTGATGAGGTTAATTTGGTTATTCGGGTAATGAATAAGATGTTTGTTTTGATGGATCTTGAGACCCCCGATAAAATAACAATGAAATGTGATCCGGAATATGCCATTGAACTCAGAGAAAGATATTCCGGTATTGAAGGAGCTTATCACTTTAATAAGAAGTATTGGAATCAGGTAATGTTCGATGGCAGTGTTGGCGATTCTTTGATAAAGCAACTCATTGACCATTCCTACGAAGAAGTTATAAAGAAATTTACCCGGAAGCTACGTGCCGAGTATGATGCATTGCCCTAAACTATGAAATGTAATATTATCAGGTTAGAGGAGACTCGTTCTACAAACGTCTACCTCCGTGATTTATTTTCCAACCAGGCAGTACCGGAGTTTACAACAGTAGTAACCGAATACCAGTCGGCTGGGAGAGGACAGCTGGGAAATTCATGGGAAAGTGAACAGGGCAAGAATCTGCTTTTCTCTGTCTTGCTGCAGCCCGATTTTGTTCAGGCGAGGGAACAGTTCCTTATTTCCCAGATAACCAGTCTTGCGATAAAAGAATCGCTCGACCGTTTTGCTCCCGGATTTAGTATTAAGTGGCCCAACGATATTTACTGGAATAAACAGAAAATCTGTGGAATGCTGATAGAAAACGACATTGCAGGCATGATGCTTTCTCACAGCATTCTTGGAATAGGAATCAATATTAATCAGGAGGTCTTTGTGAGTAATGCACCAAACCCGATATCCCTGAAAACAATCACCGGAGATATTCAGGACAAAGACGAGATTCTGGCCGACATACTTCATCGCCTTTCTGCTTATTACGAATTGCTGCGAAAAGGAGAGGAAGAGAAAATCAGTAGCCTATATTTTAATTCATTATTTCGGAAAGAAGGTTTTCATCGATATGCAGACAAAAATGGCGAATT is part of the uncultured Bacteroides sp. genome and encodes:
- a CDS encoding biotin--[acetyl-CoA-carboxylase] ligase, encoding MKCNIIRLEETRSTNVYLRDLFSNQAVPEFTTVVTEYQSAGRGQLGNSWESEQGKNLLFSVLLQPDFVQAREQFLISQITSLAIKESLDRFAPGFSIKWPNDIYWNKQKICGMLIENDIAGMMLSHSILGIGININQEVFVSNAPNPISLKTITGDIQDKDEILADILHRLSAYYELLRKGEEEKISSLYFNSLFRKEGFHRYADKNGEFSAKITRIAPGGVLILSTVSGEERAYLFKEVRFVL